The Leptolyngbyaceae cyanobacterium genome includes a region encoding these proteins:
- a CDS encoding thylakoid membrane photosystem I accumulation factor: protein MTTFLNSWRRIFVGCCLTLITGLFCLLMMATPPALAGINDDYFDGNIFVLYGGNGSLVPPKVTLAESLKRDKPTLLVYYLDDSKDCKQYATVVSRLQAFYGRAADFIPVSVDTIPAKSSYQPTEAGYYYKGFVPQVVVLDKAGKEVLNDYGQVPFERVDDVLREIFNLQPREEAPALKTRIVNEFNTELSQ from the coding sequence ATGACCACTTTTCTCAATTCCTGGCGGCGGATATTCGTCGGCTGCTGTTTGACACTGATAACAGGATTATTTTGTCTGTTAATGATGGCGACACCACCAGCTTTGGCAGGTATCAACGATGATTATTTCGATGGTAATATCTTCGTCCTCTATGGTGGCAACGGTTCCCTAGTGCCTCCCAAAGTAACCTTAGCAGAATCTTTGAAGCGAGATAAGCCAACCCTTTTGGTGTATTACCTGGATGACAGCAAAGACTGCAAGCAATATGCCACTGTGGTTTCTCGACTGCAAGCATTTTATGGCAGAGCGGCAGATTTTATCCCGGTTAGCGTAGATACTATCCCAGCTAAGTCAAGCTATCAACCTACGGAAGCGGGCTACTACTACAAAGGTTTTGTACCCCAAGTGGTGGTGTTAGATAAAGCAGGTAAAGAAGTTCTCAATGACTACGGACAAGTTCCTTTTGAACGAGTAGATGATGTTCTCCGCGAAATTTTTAACTTGCAGCCTCGTGAGGAGGCTCCCGCGCTGAAAACGCGCATAGTTAATGAGTTTAATACCGAACTCTCCCAGTAA
- a CDS encoding cytochrome b/b6 domain-containing protein, with amino-acid sequence MTIAQIKQKKGKKKTDSQHLWFLHWLMAAVFLILFATGFYMADLPRDVAFRGHFYDFHKTLGVVVMSILLGRIFVLLRVIQHKYRRRFPKFTMEWFRTFAFHTGLYSFMLIVPLSGYFFSNSYDKDVVIFGTGIILPRLFPANEAMGALGRSLHFWLSYTFLATVIVHMIDQKKYVRSQWRRFSKAVMRTRSSKAV; translated from the coding sequence ATGACTATTGCCCAAATTAAACAAAAAAAAGGCAAAAAGAAGACTGATTCACAACATTTATGGTTTTTGCACTGGTTAATGGCTGCTGTATTTTTAATACTGTTTGCGACAGGCTTTTACATGGCAGATCTGCCAAGAGACGTAGCTTTTCGCGGTCATTTCTACGACTTCCACAAAACATTGGGAGTAGTAGTAATGAGTATATTGCTAGGGAGAATTTTCGTACTGTTGCGCGTTATCCAACATAAATATAGGCGACGTTTTCCCAAATTCACGATGGAATGGTTCCGTACTTTTGCTTTTCATACTGGCTTATACTCGTTCATGCTAATCGTTCCCCTGAGTGGCTATTTTTTTTCTAACTCCTATGACAAAGATGTGGTTATATTTGGCACGGGTATAATTTTACCCCGCCTGTTTCCAGCTAATGAAGCAATGGGTGCATTGGGTAGAAGCTTGCATTTTTGGCTGTCTTACACATTTTTGGCAACAGTTATCGTTCACATGATAGACCAGAAAAAATACGTGCGATCGCAATGGCGACGTTTTTCTAAAGCCGTAATGCGAACTCGGTCATCTAAAGCAGTGTAG
- the egtD gene encoding L-histidine N(alpha)-methyltransferase: MTIFQTASEKASSLSTIEKRLQIQHLLSPTALAQSKQVDGKDVVRGLSQSLKTLPPRYFYDDRGSQLFERICELPEYYLTRTETEILQGCAGEIASLTGACEIVELGSGSSTKTRILLDAYQSSGFPLRYLPIDVSAGILESSARDLLKDYPTLAVCGLVSTYEMALSQLPPSRLPGRMICFLGSTLGNLNGEECDRFFTHVTDALNPGEYFLLGIDLQKPIQMLNAAYNDREGVTAAFNLNMLRHLNWRFDGNFDLSQFEHWAFYNTSACQIEMHLRSLRSQIVQLRKLNLTVEFAENETIFTEISRKFNLNTVQQELQTHGLKTLQVWTDPNRWFGLMLCQLSPV, translated from the coding sequence ATGACGATTTTTCAGACTGCAAGCGAAAAAGCTTCTTCCTTATCGACGATTGAAAAACGCTTGCAGATACAGCATCTACTAAGTCCCACGGCGCTTGCTCAAAGTAAGCAGGTTGATGGTAAAGATGTGGTACGGGGTTTGAGTCAATCTCTCAAAACTTTGCCACCACGCTATTTCTATGATGACCGTGGTTCCCAATTGTTTGAGCGAATCTGCGAGTTACCGGAATATTACCTGACACGCACGGAAACGGAGATTTTGCAAGGGTGTGCGGGTGAAATTGCTAGTTTGACTGGTGCTTGCGAGATTGTGGAGTTGGGTAGCGGTAGTTCTACGAAAACTCGTATTTTGCTGGATGCTTATCAAAGTTCGGGTTTTCCTTTGCGCTATCTGCCAATTGACGTGAGTGCGGGTATTTTGGAGAGCAGTGCGCGAGATTTGTTGAAGGATTATCCGACTCTTGCGGTGTGCGGTTTGGTGAGTACTTATGAAATGGCGCTTTCTCAATTACCTCCGTCTCGGTTACCGGGACGGATGATTTGTTTTTTGGGGAGTACTTTGGGTAATTTGAATGGTGAGGAATGCGATCGCTTTTTCACTCACGTCACCGATGCGCTTAATCCTGGCGAGTATTTCTTGTTGGGGATAGATTTGCAAAAGCCGATCCAGATGTTAAATGCCGCATATAACGATCGCGAAGGTGTAACGGCAGCGTTTAATCTGAATATGCTGCGCCATCTGAATTGGCGTTTTGATGGTAATTTCGATCTGTCGCAGTTTGAGCATTGGGCGTTTTACAATACTTCTGCTTGTCAAATTGAGATGCACTTGCGGAGTTTGCGATCGCAAATCGTCCAACTACGCAAACTCAATTTAACGGTTGAATTTGCGGAAAATGAAACGATTTTTACGGAAATTTCTCGCAAATTTAATTTGAATACCGTCCAGCAAGAATTGCAAACACATGGTTTAAAGACACTTCAGGTTTGGACTGACCCCAATCGGTGGTTCGGTTTAATGTTGTGTCAGTTGTCACCAGTGTAA